One window from the genome of Alnus glutinosa chromosome 13, dhAlnGlut1.1, whole genome shotgun sequence encodes:
- the LOC133853884 gene encoding protein RGF1 INDUCIBLE TRANSCRIPTION FACTOR 1-like, whose translation MVGISSIPHWLEILLREKFFNACIVHEFAKKNERNIFCLECCISICNHCVPSHRPHRLLQIRRYVYHDVMRLSDAQQLMNCSLVQPYTTNSAKVVFLNQRPTSRPFRGSGKVCVTCDRFLQDPYLYCSLSCKVHHHLVTSNGTGNYGLPILPEKPTSESLSEIEEDDDQTTPASASGDGGISSLRHKTLACCTVKTEFVKMKRSSLNSVPRTSYRPRCLPAAEIALALNRRKGVPHRSPLN comes from the exons ATG GTTGGTATTAGTTCAATTCCTCACTGGCTTGAGATTCTACTGCGAGAGAAGTTCTTTAACGCGTGTATAGTTCACGAATTTGCAAAGAAGAATGAGAGGAACATCTTTTGCTTGGAATGTTGCATCAGCATATGCAACCATTGCGTGCCGTCTCACCGCCCTCACCGTCTCTTACAG ATAAGAAGGTATGTTTATCATGATGTTATGAGGTTGAGTGATGCTCAACAATTGATGAATTGTTCCCTTGTTCAA CCATACACAACAAACAGCGCAAAAGTGGTATTTTTGAACCAAAGGCCAACGTCCCGCCCCTTTAGAGGCTCAGGCAAGGTTTGCGTCACATGCGACCGTTTTCTCCAAGACCCATACCTCTATTGCTCTCTCTCCTGCAAG GTTCATCACCACTTAGTGACCTCCAACGGTACTGGAAACTATGGCTTACCAATATTACCAGAAAAACCGACAAGTGAGAGCCTTTCAGagattgaagaagatgatgaccAAACGACTCCTGCAAGTGCAAGTGGTGATGGTGGTATTAGTTCACTGCGACACAAAACGCTAGCTTGTTGTACTGTCAAAACTGAGTTCGTGAAAATGAAACGCAGCAGCTTAAACTCAGTGCCTCGGACTTCTTACCGTCCGAGATGCTTGCCGGCGGCGGAGATTGCCCTGGCTTTGAACCGGAGAAAGGGTGTGCCTCACCGTTCACCATTGAATTAA